From Gigantopelta aegis isolate Gae_Host chromosome 11, Gae_host_genome, whole genome shotgun sequence, the proteins below share one genomic window:
- the LOC121385059 gene encoding fibrinogen alpha chain-like has protein sequence MYPSRSGTTYPSRSGTIYPGRSGTMYPGRSGTTYPGRSGTTYPGRSGTTYPSRSGTTYPGRSGTMYPGRSGTSYPSRSGTIYPCRSGTMYPDRSGTTYPGRSGTTYPGRSGTIYPGHSGTMYPGRSGTTYPSRSGTIYPGRSGTMYPGRSGTTYPGRSGTIYPGRSGTMYPGRSGTTYPGRSGTTYPGRSGTIYPGRSGTMYPGRSGTTYPSRSGTIYPSRSGTMYPGRSGTMYPGRSGTTYPGRSGTTYPGRSGTIYPSRSGTMYPGRSGTMYPGRSGTTYPGRSGTTYPGRSGTIYLSHSRTIYPSRSDTIYASRSDTTYPSRSGTIYPSRSDTIYPSRSGTIYPSSSGITYPIPTILIFCLIPATFCHTFGSNLP, from the coding sequence ATGTACCCCAGTCGCAGTGGCACAACTTACCCCAGTCGCAGTGGCACAATTTACCCCGGTCGCAGTGGCACAATGTACCCTGGTCGCAGTGGCACAACTTACCCCGGTCGCAGTGGCACAACTTACCCCGGTCGCAGTGGCACAACTTACCCCAGTCGCAGTGGCACAACTTACCCCGGTCGCAGTGGCACAATGTACCCTGGTCGCAGTGGCACAAGTTACCCCAGTCGCAGTGGCACAATTTACCCCTGTCGCAGTGGCACAATGTACCCTGATCGCAGTGGCACAACTTACCCCGGTCGCAGTGGCACAACTTACCCCGGTCGCAGTGGCACAATTTACCCCGGTCACAGTGGCACAATGTACCCTGGTCGCAGTGGCACAACTTACCCCAGTCGCAGTGGCACAATTTACCCCGGTCGCAGTGGCACAATGTACCCTGGTCGCAGTGGCACAACTTACCCCGGTCGCAGTGGCACAATTTACCCCGGTCGCAGTGGCACAATGTACCCCGGTCGCAGTGGCACAACTTACCCCGGTCGCAGTGGCACAACTTACCCCGGTCGCAGTGGCACAATTTACCCCGGTCGCAGTGGCACAATGTACCCTGGTCGCAGTGGCACAACTTACCCCAGTCGCAGTGGCACAATTTACCCCAGTCGCAGTGGCACAATGTACCCCGGTCGCAGTGGCACAATGTACCCTGGTCGCAGTGGCACAACTTACCCCGGTCGCAGTGGCACAACGTACCCCGGTCGCAGTGGCACAATTTACCCCAGTCGCAGTGGCACAATGTACCCCGGTCGCAGTGGCACAATGTACCCTGGTCGCAGTGGCACAACTTACCCCGGTCGCAGTGGCACAACGTACCCCGGTCGCAGTGGCACAATTTACCTCAGTCACAGTCGCACAATTTACCCCAGTCGTAGTGACACAATTTACGCCAGTCGTAGTGACACAACTTACCCCAGTCGCAGTGGCACAATTTACCCCAGTCGCAGTGACACAATTTACCCCAGTCGCAGTGGCACAATTTATCCCAGTAGCAGTGGCATAACTTACCCCATTCCCACCATTTTGATATTTTGCTTAATACCGGCAACAttttgtcatacatttggttCAAACTTGCCTTGA